The stretch of DNA ATGCAActaatttgaaggtataaattgtcctcatatctgaaatagttgtgggtgagaacaaagtcacaaagctctgccaccttGGCCTCATCAGGGATATTGTTCcaaacagcttgaagtccatcctcatgtgggatattggtgtaaagggccgctacagccatggtggccaggatggtgctttcaggaaggtcaccaatggattgtagtttcctcagaAAGTTGGTGGTGCCTcaaagatagctgggagtgctggtagcatatgATCTGAGTAGAGCGTTCACATatcagacaatcctgtagtgagaatGCCAGTGCCTGAGCTGATGGGGGGgtccgggatttccaggtttagGGATCTTGGGCagtagatagaataaacctgggGGGCGCTGTATAGGGGTttttctgtgtagatttgttcctgtgctttcgtagggagggtcttgagcagatggtaTAGTTTCTTTAtatactcctcagtgggatcagaggacagtggcttgtagaacgtggtattggagagttgcctggcagcagacttttggtagtctgtcctctTCATGacgacaacagcacctcctttgttggCCTCTTGGATTATAATGCCAGAGTTGTTTCCGAGGCCATTGATGGTGTTGTGTTCTGCGCGGCTGAAGATATGGGACAagcgatgctgcttttccactTTCTGACCGTGCATGTCGGCAGAAGCAGTCGTCTGTCACTTTGACTGTTGGGGGagtccatgcagaattcttcttcttgaaCTATAGGTGGGAGGGATTCCCTGACCCTAGAgggtgctgccaccacccaagtagaACAGAGGAatcaaaaaaaaccctttaacccAACAAAAACCACTTGGGAATGTCTCCCAGTAGGATGAACCCCAGTTCCTATCCCTCCCTTAGGAAAGAGCTTGGGAACTAGAGCTGTAATCTGGCAGCTGACCTTTCGGATTAAGGCACGAATATACCCAGCCTCTCCTCTAGGACACAAAGATCAAATCGTTTGCTTAAAAAcatatttattcacaaaacaagaggaaataaaTTATAccggttgcagcacagagaattacttccctgggattcagcttaaaagtacACATTACAGGGGAAGGAAGCAAATCATTAACCAAAGCCACTGAAAAAAAGATAGTCCACACCCAATCCGAAATAACTGTAACCTGATGGCATCTGTCTACCCCTTTCCCTTCAACTTACATATGTATGGCTGATTTTTGAGACagtcaggatatttactggattcattccatcTGCTTAGGAGTAATCATCTCTCTGTCCCTGCTAAACCTGCCACGCAGAcaaaagacccctcagactgcaattgttctcagttcaaaaaagtctctCTCCCCGCACTGGCTTACCTGACTGCCTCCTGCTGAGAGCTGGCTCTGTGAGGGTCAACCCTTTCCCTGCGTTCAGTCATTCATGACAATCCCCAATGCTAGGTGCACCCCATTGCCCTGTGATCCCCAATACTACGGGCACCCCCTCCCCTGTGATCCCCAGCTCTGGTACTCAGTGATACCCCAGTCCTCAGCTGTCAGTGGGAGTCATCTGCCCTGGTTACTACTGCCCCTGTAAATGCCCAGCTCGTGCCACGACGCCAAGCAGGTGTGCGTAGGAAGAAGAGGGCCCTGGAAGGCAGAGAGCAAACGGGACACAACTGGTTCCAGAGCAGAGCAGCATCCCAccaggagagccagggcctgtgcATGAGACCTGCTCTGTTCCTACCAACCCCAACagcatcccctgcccctgccccagctcaggccATTGCTGGCTTCAAAACAACCACCGAACAAACCATCGTCTTGGCGAGCAGATGCAGAGCCTCTCTCCTGCTGCATTGTCCCAAGAcagcctctggctctggccccaggcagGGCCAGCCCGGTGCCTTACACTGACCCCCTTTCGCCCCCCAGCAGTATCCATTGTTTGCAGCTCTCCGGGGGCGTTCCATGGCCTGCtgcggggcagggccaggagggggaTTGAGCCCTGCGTGCGAGGGTAGTTAAGCAGGAGCATGGCGGACCTGCATAGCCCTGACAGCCACAGGTGGCAGTGCCACCTGGGCTTCTTTCCGCCATTAGCCACGTGGGCATAaactgcagggtttggggtcGTGAAGGGTCGTGCGTTTGTCCAGATcgaggtgctggggctggcagaattGACGCTGCGGGTGCTGGGTGTCACTTGCCGAGAGCAGTGACCCGTCCTGCCCTGGCACCAGCGACAGCCCAGCGTGGGCCGGGTGGCTCAACCTGGCCTTGAGGGGCTGGGTCCCAGCCTGAGCAGGCCCCTCTCTCCGCAGGGGAGCCTGCATCGGCACAGGCCCATGCCGGCACTGGTGCCGAGGGTGCCAGCCCCACGGAGCTGCTGCGCCCTAGTGGATGGTGGAGGCCCCTTTGGGAGGAGAGGACCCAACCCCCACAGCCTCGCATCTCCCCACTGCCCGCTCCCAGAGTGCAGGGAGAGCCAGGATCGCACTCGGGTGCCCTGGTTCCCAGGGCCACCTTGAGACAAAATGCTGCCCCGGCAGGACAGACGCAGCCAGGCAGTGCAGGCCTCAGGGGCTTGGCCGTGCCCACTaggcctccctgccctggctgcaccaGTTAGACCAGCCCAGAGCAGGTGGCTAcagcggggctgggagggagggggctgtcaACATGCCAGGGAGACAAACTCATGGGCGCTGGGTCCCtttgggcccagccctgcccagtggggtgggaggagaaaggggcCTGATCTGGGAGACAGGGTCTCAGATCTGGATGGGGGCAGGATCCAAGCAGGACACACAGCCCATCTCTGCTACCGGTCCAGGCCCAGACTGAGAGAGCAGCGGCCCAGGGTGAGGGACGGGAGTCCAGAGCCACAGGTGACTCTTCCAGCTCATGACCCCCTCTGGCTAAGGGAGCGTGTGCCATGTGACTGCCACTGCCTCTGGGCCCTCCAGAGCCTGCTGCCTGCAGTACCCGCTTCGCTGGCCCCAGCACCGGCCCCAGCACCCGCTGTACCAGCACCAGCGcccgctctgccagccccagagcccccagcgcCCGCTCTGGtggccctctgcccccacaggaccaattctgccagccccagcacctgctTCACCAGTCCCTTCACCtgagctgcccccagcacccgCTCCCCAAGGCCTCTGCCCGAGCTGCCACCAGTGCCTGTGCCAAGCCGTCCCCTGAGAATTTCTTTGGTGTGAGGCTGTGGAGGTGATGGACCCACAAGGAGTGGGCGGGCAGTGCCAGGGGATGccaggcaggctgtggggtgcttcacagccccgtccctcctccacctccctggcGGTCTCCTCCTCTCGCTTCTCCTGCACGCCCATcgcctccccacagcagcccctcaccagcctcctgctgctcctccagctccgaCCCAAAGGCCCAGTCTAAACATGCGCACAGCCAGGGAGGCGGGAAGGGACGTGGCCCACCCCACCTGAGAGGCCGCACGGTGGgctccagggctccagctgggaatAGCCCAGAAGCTAAACCACCTTTACCGCAGGCGGctagaatctggcaaccctgcacatgggcaacagcAAACCAAATACCTCATGGGCAACACGCACAACCCCCGGGCTGCTCCCTACCCACCACGGACCTGCAGAAGGGGGTCGGtttgcaacctcagcaagttcatgggGGACACTAAGGTGAGGGGAAGattagatacactggagggtagcgatagagtccagagtgacctcgaGAAATCACAGTTGggcaaaagaaacctgatgagattcaacaaggagaagtgcagagtcctgcccttgggacggaggaatcccaagtattgttacaggctggggacggactggctaagcagctctgcagcagaaaACGACGtggggattacagcggatgagaggctggacacGAGCCAGCAGTGTggcctggtagccaagaaggctaatggcacattgggctGCGTTAGTAGGAGCACTGGCTGCAGATCAACCCTTTATTGGGctctggtgaggccgcatctggagtacggtgtccagctgtggcccccccagtacagaaaggatggggaTGCATCGGAgctggttcagcagagggcaacgaaaatgactggggggctggagcacatggcctctggggagaggctgagggatttgggcttatttagtttgcagaagagcagaGCGAGGGGCGATTTGAcggcagccttcgacttcctggaGGGGCTctgaggaggatggagagaggctgttctcagcggtgacggATGACAGACCAGggagtggttgggggtgggggagtgccgGTGTTGCCCAGCAAGGACTCGGTGTGTCTCGACCTGCCAGCCCCATGTCCCGGCTTGCTGACTGCTCCCACCCTTCCCATGGGCACTGCCAagcctgcccatggccctgcagcTACTTACCAGTAAAGCTGTACACCAGGTCCTTGACCACCTGGCCCACAACAGGATAGGCCACACGCCCACGAGTTAGTGGCAGGTACAGGATGGAgccgggcaggtggctggtgtccAGGGCTCCTAGTCCACATACAGGGTCTTCTCCAGCCCCGTGGCGTCCGGCAGCACATCCCAAAGGCACCATCAGGTGCCACCTGGCCGGGAGCTGCTGCCTGAAATGGGCTCTCCCAAAGAGCCTACGGAGCCATGCCtgccccagggaccctctggaGTCCATGCAGCCCTGCGCCACACTGCCCAACGTGGCTCAAATCCAGCCAGTAGAGCAGCGCCAGGCCCTGCCAAAGGCAGCACCAGGCAGTGCCAGGCCCTCTGCCCCGTTCTGAGACGCTGCTGCCCATGAGGTCTGGCCAGGCGCAGAACACTGCACACAGGCAGTCCTTGAATTCCCCATCCCGTCACAGGGCCAGCGGGAAAGCTGTGGTGACGGGGCAGGCTACCGGGTGCAGCTGGTgtgaggagctgggcaggggctccCATCCACCCCACCTGGGGAAGCAAATCACCCCACAAACCTCCTGCACGGTGGATGCCTGGGAATCAGAGAAGctagtgcagccacctctggggcagggcgcagCGGCTGTTGAATGGCAAAGGAGTTACACTGCCCCAGACCTGACAAACCCTCAGTGCGTACCACAGGAAGCGaccagggagccagccaggaaTTACCCAGGTTGAGCCCCGGGGCCACCTCTTGCCCTCCGTAAGGACTGACAGTTTTACAGCGCAGCTGAAAGTGCACGAACTCAGGGAGTCTGGGAACAGCGTTGCCAAGGGGCCAGGAACCAGCCAGGCTGGATAATATGGTGGCTGGGGTCTTGCAGCAGAGGGCTCTGCCAGCCACTCTTCTACGGATTCAGGGTTTCTTCCCTGGACCTTCAGGCAGCATTGAACTTTCTACTTTCCACACTTCCCGTGCCCCATCACTAGAAAGTTCATGAGTCCTGGGCTCTAGTCCCATCTTTGCCCTTGACTCCCCaagtaattctctgtgccttattttctcccagctgcacagaagtCAATAGCGGAAGCTCTAAAACACAGACCAGCTGAGACACCATCAGTGACGCCTACCAAACTCAGCCACACAAAATGTcccagactgtgaaatctggtgtcctGCCATGAAATTgggctttgttttgcttttaccCTGTATGGTACAGATTTCATGGAGACCAACGTTCCTCATATGGGGGGTCCTGACCTAAAAGGGAGTTGCTGGGGGATTTCCAAGTACTTTTAGGAGGATCACGGTATTACCACCCTTAAATCTGTGCTGCCTTTGAGCTGAGCAACTGGAGATCAGGGGTTGTAATGTTGGCTGGAGGCCCAGCTTGGAAGGCAGCACCCAACCAGCGGCAGCACAGAAGTAGAGGGTGGCGATACTGTGTCCTTGTTGCCCTCACTTGTGTACCACTGCTTTCATCGCTGGGAGGCCAGAGTGTAGCAGCTGCTGAGTaagagcctggctctgagggcagcagtggagaaggaagaccggcaataccataccatggccagcagctgctgctctccagctgcccagctctgaaggcaatgctgctatcagcagccacacagaagtaagggtagtgTACCACAACCTCCCTCCACAAATGGTAACCTTGCAATACCCTCCTTCTCAGCTCTGGAGCCCAACAATTACACCATTACATTTAAGATTTAAATATCCAAAATCATGGAGTTTACTGCTGTGAAATTTACCAAAATGGGCCATGAATTTGCTAGGGTCCCACACAGCTACCAGCAATACTGCTCCTGGGGTGCACAGTGGCCCCCGCTGGTAGGGCAGCTCCCAGGCTGTGCTGAACATTGCCAATGATGTGACCTCGCAACACAGGCTTTGTGTCAAACCCCAAAACACCCACAGAGACGTGTTGGCTTCCTGGACACGGGAAATCCCTGTCCCAGCCAGGGAGCTTTCCCTCAGGGCTAGAGAGGATCAGACTCTCCCCCTCCCGCCAAAGCCTTCCTGGGGTGCAGAAAAGGCAAAGGGTTTcagtcccaccctcacccccacactgctgAAGTTGGGAACTGCAGTAACACACCTGCTGCCTTCAGCTGCCCCCCCGAACTCCACATAGCCCCCCCCATCCAATGCATGCCCTCACCCCCACTACCCGGCAAGCCCCACGGCTGCAGCACTTTCCTTTGCCAGTCTCTTGCCCATCTGGTGCACGGGGCTGGCATGGCTCTCCCAGTCAGTGCCCTGGCCCCTGGGACACATGCCCCTCTCCCTCAAGCGTTGGGGGGGCTGCGGctctctgtccctctgccccaccaagGGCCACAGCCACATAAAAGGGTTCAGGAAATTAGAGGACTGAGGGAGGGTGACTCACAAAGGGCTTTTGCCGAGGAATATGCCTGTGTGAACAAACTGGatacagctccccagcagggagcaacccaggaagcagcaggagcaagcaagcctgatggatccccagcagctggtCTCTGACCCCACACAGCCCACCAGGCTCAGGCTCACTCCAAGCCCCCACGAACGGCTGTGACCCGGCCCCTTTGGCCTAACAGCAGAGAGCTCTGCTGAAGCCGCTGTCCCAGACGGGCCCCCAGTCCCAGGGAGCTGTTAACAGGAGCCGCAGGAAGGGCTGGAGAGGCTCAAAGAGCACAAGCCATTCAGATGACCCAGGAATGAGCATCTACAAGGGGAAGACGTCTTTAGGCCAGCAGAGGGGCTGCCAGGCCCAAGCCCATTCACTGAGACTGGGAGTGTAATTAACAGGGGGACAGGCTGGTCCCCTCCCAGCTCCGCTCCAGGTGGGTTCAGGGCAGCCATGCTGCACACATCAGACCAGATGATCCCAAGGGGCCCAGCTGGCCTTGGAAGGAAGCAGTGCTGGTTTCTGGGAGAGCAGCTCAGGCCCCCTGTGACAGGCACAGTGCATGTGTCCACCCCCAGGGAGCAGGCTCACAGCCAGACCGGCCCCAtgcccactgcccccaggctggGGTGACTTGTTAAAACTGTGCTGTGCCAATGGGGCCAGGCTCTGGGACCAGGCAGCAGGGGACCAGGCCCAGCCAACCTGTGCCAGCTATTCTGGGCTCCACAAGCATCTGCCCTAAGCACATCTCAGCAGTGAGCTGCTCCGCCCAGGCCGTCTGCAGCAACCCCTCCCCCCGTGTGCCCCCACTGCTAAGGCCCCGCTCCTACTTCCCAGGGCAGCAACTTGCCCCTGGCCAGTCTGCCTGTGTTAGAACCCCCCAGCTCTCATCTGGGTCTGGGTGGGGACCTGGCTCACCCCACAGTGGGTCAGTGCCCAGCACAGCAGAGCCCACCTCTCGGCTGgggccaccccagccagggctgacgGGCTCCTGCCCATGGGCGAGCCCTTCTCTGCTGCACCAGCAGTGCATGTGCAGCCCAGCCTTTCCACAGGCCACCCGGAACCACACGGCTGCTGGCAAGAGGCTAATGGGTGAgacagcctgagctctgggcacACACTGCCGGTGGGAGGGGTAAGGCCCAGCGGGTGAGAGAGCCTGACCTCtcgccccagggctgctggcgtGGAGGAGGTGGGGTAAGGCCTAGCAGAGAcagtctccctccccagctcatTGCTCATCAGAGGCAGGTCACAGCCAGATTTTGCACCACTGCATTTATTCCCCTGCAGGCTTTCTCCAGCCCAAGTACCAGCCAATCACTGCGCCTGACAGGCCCCCGCAAGCTCcatccactcccagcccctgtggcAGGACACTCTTATCCCCATGGAGAGACAAGAGCTGTTCTAccagctcctgccctcctgccaccCGCTAGCTGTGATGCACTGTAACCCCCCCATGGCAGAGCCCCCTGAGGGCAGCCTCCGAGaaggcagctgtggcaggggtttgCCTTGCCCTACAACGTCTGATCCCCCGCTGGCACTAGAGGGCAGCTCTGGGGTAAGGCAGCTCCCCTCTCTTGCCACCACTGCCTGGCCCCTTTGCAGAGCAGGCGCCCAGCAACACGGGCAGCGCACATCAGGATCCGAAACAAAGCCAGGCTGGGACCCTTGCAATCTCAGGGGCTCAGCCGCTCTCAGAGGCTCAGCCAAGGATGCTGCAGCGGAAGGGGCAGAGACTGTGGCTGGTGCTTGGTTCCAGCACCATGCACAGGCtctgccaggctgctgcagcccccacctcGAGGCACTGCCTCCGTCAGTAGCATGCACTCTCTTCCAGAGCCCAGCACgcgcagacagacacacagacaccccACCATCCCCCGTTGGATCTGGGCTTCTGGACCATCCCAGGGACCCAAAGACGCCAGCTAGTgcgagcagctccctgctgccaggcacAAAGCGCGCAGGAATGCGTGGCTCTGGCCTcccccccactctgcccaggTGCAAGGGGcgagctgggcacaggggctgcctccagcacacacccagccccctgctcagcccgAGGCCTGCAGCTTGCTCAGCCCGTCGGCGTACTGGAATTCGGAGCTGTTCGCGTAATCGTACATGTCCAGGGCCACCTCGCAGCTCTCCCTCACCACCCGCTCCTTGTCCCGGGCGAATGCCCGCAGCGTCTCCAGGCAGGAGGCCTTGGCGATGGAGCCCAGCGCCTCCGCGCACTCGTGCCGCACCATGGGGTTCTCCGCAACGCTCGCCAGCGCCGCTGTCAGCTGGGGCACACAGGCCTCATGCTGCATCTGGCCCAGCACAAAGCCGATCTCGTGGCGGAAGAGGGCACTGCTGCACGTCAGGCCTGGGGAGGCGGGAGGAGAGGGATGGAGCAGGTACAGCGAGGAAGCGCCCTGAAGCGTTCTGGGATGTTGGGCCCCATCCTCCCCCCGAGTTGCTGGGGGGCTCGGCTGGCTGGAGGCTAAGAATGGCAGGTGCAGCCTGGACCTTCAGGCTAGGGaactcaaagccaggccacctgtgccagaagcagcctgggggaaggaggggtgcagCCAGGCTCTGCCTAGGCGGCCGCACGGCACCCAACCTGCAGACAACCTGTCAGGACTCTGGCTTGTGCAGAGTGCTGGGGGGTTGGGCagtgaggagctgggaatcagtGAACTGTAAACCCTGGAGCTGATGGACACCCCTTTCAGCCAGCGGTGCTGCAGGGGTCCCCCTGAGCATGGCCAAGGCATGAGAGCAGTGGGTGAGGGAGGCACTCACCCTGATCCAGAGCTCTCTACCCGTCACAGGCCTTCCAGAGACCCCAAGCCATGTCACCAGCACCAACCCAGCAGGAAGGCAGAgggcctggccagggggtggtggggagtagTGATCCCAGGCTACGAGCCCCAAGGGACTCTGCAGTGGGACTGGATTTGGCCCCACAAAGGGCCCATGCAGCTCTGTCCATCCCTGCCAGGGGCCAGAaccagcctggcagcagcagggtgcCTAGACTGCAGAACGAGGTCTTGGTCACCCACAGCACCGAAGCATCCTTCACACGCCAACCCGTCCACTAGATCGGGGTGAGCGCCCCCTCTGAAACACTCCGAATGTCTCCCATTGTACTGGGCCCTCCCCTGCGGGCTGGGGACTGGCCCAGGGGATCTGCAGGTGGGTGGGGAAAGCAGGCACGTCCCCTAGAGCAGCTGTTCTCGGTAAGGACCACCCCAAAACTAGAAGTACAggggcagcctcctccccccagccagctctgggctgccccaGGGAGTTCTCATGCCCATCGGAGGGCGCAGCACAAGCAGAACCAAGAACAGACATAGCgggggttgactgccaactccCCAGCCGGCCCTTTTGGAGAAGGGAAAAGCGGGATGggggctccccttccccctctgcagcactggggttcagctgcccagggccagcccGGGGCAAACTCCCTTGCCAGGAGGAGCCTGAACGCTGAGGTGAcatccagcagggcaggggggctgtggacTCTCCCACCCAGCAGGCAGGGGACGGGGCAGGCACATGGCACAGGGTCCAGTGGTGCTGAGTCCCGAAGGAAAGCGTGACACAAACCATGGACCGGTCaggggaggggccctgctcctcctgccctggagagGTGGAGATGGGAGCGGGGAGAGCTGCTAACACTGCCTTGAGCCCGCACAGGTGAGGCAccacccagctgaccccagcggacaatgctgggagcagctgctcatACGGGGAACAGTCCTAGGACggcacagcagcatggggccccACGGAGGATCCCTGGGCTCAGCGAGGGGACCTTGCCCTGGGAAGATGGCACGCAGAAGCCATAGCACCAGCTACCTGGGGCTCTCTTACCGTCAGCCAGCGCCAGCGCTGCAGCCTCGGTCCCCAAGTTCCTCAGGGCGAACATGGTGCGGTACCGATCGAAGAGTGGGCGCGATTCGTCCAGCAAGGTCCCCCGCAGCTTGGTGACATCCTTCTCCTCAGCAGGGGGAGCGGGGTCCACAGACAGGTAGGGGCTGGCGCTGGGGTCTTCCTTGTGCTTCTGCAGCCACTCGAGCCTCTTGACCGCCAGCTGGCAGGTCTCAGCTACCTGCCGCGGAATAGGATGGAGACACCTTTGTGGGGATCCCTTGGGGAGAGCAGAGTTctgccagccaggcagcagcacacactggccagagcacaggactgggggtcccagctctgccacaggcacTCTGCGATACCACCAAGGTGTGCTCCCCTCTGGGACAACAGGGCTTCTTCCCAGCCATCAAGCCTCGCCCGAAAGGAGCAATGGACCTGCCAGGAGTCAGGCATGCAGCTCTGACCTGCTCCCTCCAGGTCTGGCTGTCCAGAGAGATTAACAAGGACAGGAGCCACTTCTTCTTACACCTCTGCGGTGAGCAACTGGGCCTTGTGGGTACAAATAACCCCTTACTGGGACTACTTCCGCTGCTGATCAGTGAGaatcccagcagcagcaaacatGCTGGGTATCAAATGGAGCTCCGCAGCCAAGGCCCCGCGGCACGGCCAGCAGGACCGGGGTGTTATCCACACATGGGAAAACACACAGGTGTCCAT from Carettochelys insculpta isolate YL-2023 chromosome 27, ASM3395843v1, whole genome shotgun sequence encodes:
- the DOHH gene encoding deoxyhypusine hydroxylase, which translates into the protein MVTEEEVEAIGRTLVDATEPLKTRFRALFTLRNVGGRAAVDWISQAFGDESALLKHELAYCLGQMQDEHAIPCLLQVLQDTRQEPMVRHEAGEALGAIGNPQVLHVLKRYSEDPVIEVAETCQLAVKRLEWLQKHKEDPSASPYLSVDPAPPAEEKDVTKLRGTLLDESRPLFDRYRTMFALRNLGTEAAALALADGLTCSSALFRHEIGFVLGQMQHEACVPQLTAALASVAENPMVRHECAEALGSIAKASCLETLRAFARDKERVVRESCEVALDMYDYANSSEFQYADGLSKLQASG